gcaTAACGCAAAGCGAAACTTGAATCGTTTAGCCACTAAACTCTAAcccacaaaatgatttttttcaacattaatAATGTATGTTCATCGATGCTAACGCGCTTACGTATTTCATTTTGAAGCGCGATTTAGttaatcaattttatttttcgtcGGATTTGAATAATTTAGAGAGGGAGTTTTTTACACCTTTGCCCATCAGTCAACTGAGGTGAATTTCCTTCACGTTTGGGAAACATTAGAAACATTGGGGAGAACACATGCAGTTAACAATTACACTTGGACAAAGCCGTCTACTCTGTGGCATGGTGACACTTTCCTTACACGTCTTTCTCTTTAAAGTGTAGTATACAGAAGTAATGTGTTCTTACCTTCGGGCATTTCACAAATATATGAAGTATCTTCTCCGGTAAGGGCTTGATTTGCAAAGTGGCCCTGTTGCTTCTTCGTGACTAACATGGCCTTATTTCTGGCCCCACTTGGTTGGTCTTCCCATTTACAAATAGTCAGTGGTCTTCCACTCACCCAGGTCCAAATCCCGTTCTCTCTTACCAAACCGATGTGCCATTTTTGttcattattgttttcaatcttATCAATAATAAGGTCGAATTCTTCTTCGGTTTCAATGGAAATTAAATCACCGCCGTCAGCCTTGCAAATGCTTCTGCTCTCGTTCCATGTTTTCCGGCCCGACGCACAAAACCTGTAGCGCAAACTATCAAAACAAGGACTCACGCCTCCTATAGATtaaaggagaaaacaaaagaagcatTGAAAACCGATCTCTTGAAAACATAAAATTGACGTAGTCACTGTACTtcatatgtacatgtatatatagTAGAGTATAGAGAcattttagctaattttatgTGCCTCGTATATCTGTTATGAACCTTTCTCTAGTTCAAAATAAGCTCGACATCTCgtctttaaatataatttaaaccTTTTGCAACGTAATCATCCTCATGAACCTCAGCTCAGCGGTGGCGGTTCTATAGTTTAATATGCAGCTTTGTTCCTTCTAATTCAACGACTTGTAAGTGTATCAGAATAACACCCTACCTTTTTTGGACCAAATCTTATTTTAAGTGACacataaataaaagtaaagaaaaaacccAACCTTACCTCCTCTCACGGATTGCATCATTAAAGTCTGGATAGCTGAAGTACGAATGTGAAAAATCAATTCAGTTTCTTATTTCCACTGAAATACGCATTTCGCTGACGAATTAAATTTACTAAATAGAGTGACTGAAGAATTAAGTATGTTTTTCGTGGTCATCTAAGAAAATTCACAGAAAAGTACTATAACAAACTAATGAGAATTTATAGTCAAGAGTTTCTCTGCGCTTCTTcagtgctctagccgcttcctaagtgctttacaacagaacagagcacattcaaggcttctctagttgttttgtaataaagaaTCCTTTTAATTCCACACGCGTTACTGTCAATTTTCCAAGCAGGCAATTTCCAAAGGGAAAAACGGTGTCATCAGCTTGCTCTATACTCTCttaaagcacgctacaatacaattaacgaaaaaaagtaCAAGTTGGCAAGTggtgtgacagctttagctccGTGTTTTGTACTCTAATAAAGCTCTCTCTTTTAACCAAAGGGAGAGCAAGTTATATCAAAACTTTTATTAGAGGACTGCTTTATTAGCTGCGATGCGGTAGTGGTTCTATTTTTTGTATACAAATTGAAATAATGAGTTGTCAagctattttgaattcattATCTACTCCATAGGGCCGGAGGGACACTTCAATGATGACCCAATTTTAATTCAATGCATTCGGTGTCAAACAAAAGATATCACCGTAGCGTCTATCTGTTATAAGAGCCTCACAATTTTATGCCAAAATTTGACTGTTTGTGTAGGTGTGTGTCATTGGATCTGAATGaatatcaattttcttttaactgttgCAGTTACGTAATTTTTAACACATCTTAAATGCTTGTTACTTTCTCgtccgtttttatttttttaactgtcaTATTTATATACGCTAATTTTTGTGACTAAAAGGGACTTAGAAAAAAACCTTGGTGAGGTCGCGCGCTCGTTCTTTTTTATCTCTAATTTTTTGTTACAAATCTATATGAATCAAATATGAAAGATTGCAAATAACTTTAACTAATGAGTTTCTACTGATCATCGTCTATCGGTCTAATTGACTGGAAATGATATTtcagcttaaaaaaagaatggaaGCAGTCCACTAAGTAAATTTGCCTCAAAGTCAGAATAAAAACAGGAGTCAGATGTCTGAGGTACGTAGGTGAATAAAACATCTACCACCCAAATTTTTCCAAACTCTGGGTTAAACTGTTGTAAAACTTTGCATCTGTTCAACCTTATACGAATTCAAGTTGAACCACGTTATAAGGTTCGCCCGCtataagaaaaaattacatgaaagCGAACGGTTTCCAACGCCGTTTAGCGTAAAAGATAGGATAGCTACAAAAATATTGTGTCGCGTGATCCTAATTAAGGCGTTCAGATACACCGCCATGACgtcaaaaattataaattacagTGACTacttttttccaattattttgCATCGTTCGGAAAGTTGATAAATACCAGAAAACTAATGCTAAAAGTCCGTTTATTTGGGAGATAATCTGGAAGCCTATAGCATATATCTGTAGAGCTTAGAACGTTTTGTTATTAGAATGCCTAATAAACacaacatgaaataaatttttaacgGATTTGCTTGCGTGCCGCGGGAAGTTCTTAAGTCGATATGAATCTTTTGCAAATTATGGTCAAGCGCTTGGCTTTCATTGCTTATGataaactaaaagaaatattaaaggTACTACTTACCAAACGCACAACTTATAAAAAGGGTTTTTGCCATTTTGTAGGATTCAGTTTCACTCTTCATCAAGCCCCAGATATATATAAGCTGCTACGAGCAGCTGTAGGCAGACGAAAGTTATCGTATTTGGGAGCAgtaaatgaaaggaaatttcttcaagtatttaaaactcttttgtaGGATCTAGAATAAATGCAAATGATAACACTCGGTCGACAGTTCATGACATGagtcatcattttttaaaatgctttttaatAGATAGACCAATAGACTGAAAGCAACTTGCACCAGCTGTAGCGCATTGGTTTTCTTCATAAGAACGAAAATTTCACaggacaaaaacatttttgttattttcaaattttatgaaaatgtagttaacaaataattatttatgaCCAATAATGTTGCTGTTATTCCCGGCGGCCTGCCGTCAGTTTTGCAGCCCCTAGACAAGTGCATAAACAAGCCTTTTAAAGCCAAACCCCGAATGCTGTATGAAACATGGGTAGTAAAAGGCCCGTTCACGTATACCCCATCTGGAAAGAAGAGAGCACCGAGCTAAGAAATGGTGTTGACCTGGATTAATGGCGCCTGATAAGTCGTTCAAATCCTGTGGAATCGGAAATGCGCTGGACGGCTCAGACGACGATACAGTTTGGGATGAAGAGAATGAAGAGACGGAAGATGCAGAGGAGATTATTGACAATGAATTCGAGACCGATAGTGAAGGCGAAGAAGGAGAATAAAACGTACCTGCAGTAGTATTGATAGAACGgttcttttcagaaccaccAACTCGAGTAAAGTCAACAACCAATATTCCCAGTCCTTTATCTATTTATCTTGTTTTATACCAGGTTAAAGTTAGAAAATAGGACGTTCTTGAATTTTGTTGCATGAAAATAATTGGCTATGAGACGCACCCCGAATCTGAGACAATTCAAAGGTGATAAGgcaaaatttctttgaaaaaatgctgCGCCTTATAACCGGAAAAATACGGTACCTAGCATAtctataactgcactttgttCCTTTAAATTGTCTACTGTGTGCAATTTTTTCGTCGATCGCTGTGAAATGAAGTTTCATAGCTCTAATTTTAAATATCAGAATTCATCGATACATTTACGATTCGAAATAGAAATACTTATCTAAGGAATGCGGAGAATAAAGATTGAAAACTTCAAGTTatccttaatcctttaactcccatgagtgaccaagacagaatttctccttacagtatcaatacaatatcaatcaaaCAGGTTATGAAAAGGTTATGAcaggaaaaatttaagtttgaggattttctggttgatccagtaccaattTCTCAGAAGTAGCACCTGAGAATTGTATGaaagacagtgaggagaattaaaaataagatcttgggcattaaagggttaagatacgTAATCTCCgagaatttctttcttttttaacgtagttatttattcattaactCAGCATCATCTATCTATTCATCTGTTTATTCATAAGTAATAACATAAGATGTTGGACGAGGCTGCTAATATTACAGTAACAAGATACTGTTTGACAAGTATCTTCTACGATATGAAACGTGAAAGCATCATGTAGCAAGCATTAAAATGTAGCGCACGAGCATTGAAAGGAGGCAGTTAAATGTGTCTTGGAACTAAACAGTGTTAattaaagaagaatttgtgaTAATTTCATGCCATGAGTTTATTGAACTTCTAAAGTAGATTTAATCTTTAATGAAAGTCACTTAATAACAGACAAGCCAGACCAACCTGTAGTTACGATAATTTGATCCTTAATGAGGACAACTTAGCATGTAGCTAACAAAAATTCTTAAGCAAGTACATGTATGCGATGTTCAGGAAAAGTCATTAAGATAAAAGATAGCACTTGCAACTTGTTAATTGCTAAACCAACAAACAAGAGAACGATCtcacttaataataataaaacaatagtaataataataataataataataataataacaacaatttaTTGACGGTATTTCTACTCGGTAGCTCTACATCCGTCCTACTAGCTAAAAACTAACGACTTACATAATGCATAATGCACCTAATGTTAATTTACTTTTACTACATTACATTTTAACAGCAGATTGAAATTCAGATCGATCGCCATCGACTAATCGCTATTTACTACACAATCGTTCAATGCAATAGAATGTTATTGGCGGACAGTTAAATCCATTGACCTAAGTAGAGTGCTAATTCGATTTAACGTCACTGCGAGGCTGCAATTCAACTGCCCGGGCATCGCCGACGTCACTTGAATTGACCTGTGGGCTCTTCCTTGTGGAGTCCTCCTTATTTGAAGTGGTAAAAACCAcgttcatctttcttttcaatcGCTCTCTGATCTGTAGATAGACAAGCAACAAAtgatacatttctttcaaatttcattcaaatagTTATTCATGCTTAAACATTTGTGCTATAATGTGCACTTTCCTTATTCTTGACTTAGTTTCCTTTTCTTACCTGACTGTTTCGTAAGCCGTGTAGAACAAAAATCAGGAAACCCTGTTGCAGAGACataatttcaaaatcattttttttacaatattgcGCTTAGGTAGGAAGCGGCGGAGCGTGCGTTGTTTGGGTATCTCAGTGCACAATGCATATAATAATCGTCTTCAAGAATCAATATCTAATAGGTCTAACAAGACTGCTACGAATATATTTCGGGTCAAGTGGATAGTTAacaggtttttaattttttttatatcatctAATCATTGTAAAGGGTTCTCTCTTCGCTTAGAGCTGTGTAAATTGAACAATCTAGATTGATTGGGTTTAAGAGTTTCAATCGGACACTCACCTGAGTAGAGTTGAGTATTGTGAAAATGTAAGCAAAAGCCTTTTGTATAGGCGAAAGAAGACCAAACAGCCACGTGACACCCAGTAAAGGAATCATCAGTGCCCAAGCTTTGATACCAATTCTAAGATCGACAACAAAATTGAAGGTGCATGCATAAggattgataatttttttcgcaGTCTCATTAACAGGTATCGTAATAGCAAACTGGTCAAGGGATGAGGGGGCCGGGCGAACGTTGCCGTACGTACAGCTTGTtaaggaaatttgttttcatcattttgaataattttgtgTTGTGAATCCTACCGTATTTGCTGAATATGGTCGTCTTCACCTGTTGGCTGCACCAAATTGGTCATCTCCTTTATGACTCGTACGAGTATCAAGATGTTGACCTATTAAAAATTCCATTAAAATCACTGAATTAAGTTTCTATACTTGGTAGTCGAGAAGCCAAGAGAATCTTAGTATAGAAGTTATTTGTTTAGTTTAGGTCGAACAAAGAAACATAGTGAGTCCTATAGAAAAATAGTGAGTAACTAGTTCGGTAAACCAAGCACCgtgaaataaattaatcatAAACTCACAACTTCGATGAACGTTACAAAGGAGATGAATATCCAGATCAGATTGTTGGTCGAAGACAGCCAACAACTAATAAAATTGAAAGACAAGAATGAAAGTCATcagaatgaatttaaaaaaaagacccAAGGAAAAAcggaacaagaaaaataaaacgaacTTAACTTGATAGTGCGCGAGAGAGAGAAGAAAGGTAAAAAGTAACCTATTGATGTGTTCCTTACTATTTATCATTGACATAGCTTTTTATTCCTTCTTGCGCAGCAGCAATGCCGAGTGAAATGGCCATCATGATCATAGGGAAACCTACccataaatacaaaaaaattaattcaaagcaCTTGACTTGATGACAACACCAAATATGAGAGCACGGTACTACCTTCAATACATGTCGTAGTAAAATAAGTCATGGAAATACCCCATGAGATGACGTGATACATGTGCATCTTGGTGTTgatgttgtaaactttcacAACAAACAGGTAGAGGTAGATTCCCTCGACCAGCATCCAGCAAAAGGCAGCCATCAGGAAATACTGCATCAGAGCTGCTACTGCGATACAAGCAGCCtgcaaaaggaaatatgtatttttttgttgtttttttttttgctttggcagaaagatttgattaattaaatgaaaagaTCGGAGAAGCCTCTCACCGTGTGTTCTGTGGCGTTTACTCCTGCGAGAAAAATTAGCTGTCCAACTCCGAGGGACACAGAAAGACTCAGTCGAATTTGAGACAGAGGTTGACGGACATCTCTGGTGAAATGAAAGATGacgaaaaaggaaggaaaaacaaaaaccaaacatgagtaaaaaaaacatacataatcaaaccaaaattaattcaaatgaaaagttaagcaaaaaaagaaaaacaaacaaaaaaaacaaacaccaaaaaaaaaggtcaatcaaaagcttcagattcaaaaggcaaataaaaagcCAAGTTAGTATAGAATAAGAAAACATTAAGGACTGAGGAAAGAGACCATGCATTGTTAATGCTCTTCTAATTGAACATGAAATGTAAAGTAAATTGGTTATTTAATCGACTTACTTTACCTTAGTTTcggagaaattaaaaagaacattTTGGATAACATAAACTTACGTTTATcccatagttttttttcctttgttgagaAATTACAATCGATAGCAATTAGAAGAAGACATGAGAATGTGTACTTCATCGATTATTTAGTCACCATACTTACGTAAAGAAAAAGTACAAGGCTGATGTTACAAGGATCCCAATGATCGACAAGCTTAATCCTACGTAGGTAATTATCTTCAACACAGTCTCGTCCTGTTTGGAAAGCTACGCCACATAGCGTGAAAAAAGAGAATAGAGAAACGTGAATTAGTTCAATTAATTTACATGTCTTACCAGTGCTGGAAGAAGAACATACATATAATAGGTTACCTTTATGCCATCGTTGTAATCAAATAATACAgcaaaatgagtcaaatgattgcagctacaaactgtttcttctgaaTTGCTTCTCGACGTAACTACGTGGCATCCTTCATCTGAAAATCCGTCGGAGCTGCAAAGGAAGAATAACTTCAGCAGACAAGACGTAGTGTAGGAAATAGCCTTCCATAGTACCAAAAGAGCGAATTTCATCAAACCCTCTTGATTTCATAACATCGACTACATTATTGGCAGTTCCTTATTAGTTTTAATAAGTCAAGGCGGAAGTTATTTACAATACTTCCTTGCTAGGCATAGATTCAAACTTTGATTGGGTGTATTCCAGATTTTTAGACAAAAGTTGTTGTAGATAGAAGGATTATAgcttggaaaaaataattttaatagaGAAAATCATCTTATCACGACAAATTATGCGggaaaattaatgttaaataaagggaaaaataatgaaacaaaaattctaCGTAAAAGTGTCTTCCGCGACAATCGGAAAATAAGGGGACATTCGCAAATACAGCCAACATGCAACTGGACAACGAAATTCACGGAAAATATTGGCGGGAACATAGAGGCAAACGGACGACCAAACGAACAAGAAAATTCTGAGAAAAGTAAATGATGTATTGCAATTTTTTACCTTTCGCTGAAGCTTCTCCAAAACATGCAATTCTTCACCCTTTCTTCtatctgaaaataaaatcatggcggtgagatgaaataaaaacagcGCATTCCAAATaatctttctttactttcatgTTACTTAATCTTGCTTACCTTTATGTTTTTGAACTTCAAGACGACATTTTCtagcaatttttttggtttaggTTCCATTGCTGCCATTATTATTCTGCTACCCAAATATCTGTGtacaaaatgatttgaaaatgaaccAGAATGGGACACAAATATGGTGGTTTTACGAAACTATTTGCATATCTTAGCCGATATTCTCTACGTAGGGAAGATAACGCCTGTCGacgctatccagcagataagtgttaacaaaatgttttgctcTATCTGCCGGATAGCGAATTATTCAGTGGATAACGTTAATCACCCTTCGAACAACCAGGGCCAGGTGTTTTGAGCACAAAGAAGACAATATTGTTACCTTGTGCTTCCTGTTCCATTCCTGTTGGGTTGACTTTTTGGCAGTATGTCTTGCAGATTCTTATATACACACCCGACGACCACTGATCCTAGAAAAGGTAAATCTATGTATTTCCTTCAGgctataaaacaaataaacccGATAAATGCAGGTTTTGGAAGCAAAGCCTGAAAAACTTGTGAACTGTCCTCCGTGAGAAATTACGTCAACGCTGTTTAATTGTAATCTGGTGTCGATACCTGTAACAATATTTCCAGACGATGAAACCTCTGCCTAACTGAAAAACTCTACATTATTAAAGCCAACAAAGCAAGCAACCTTAACAAAACAGCTGAATTAATTTCTAAATGCTGCCATGAGAACAAATACTCCCTAGTGAACATCGACATCAGATTACAACAGACttactaattaaaaaataacgtTATTTAAAAGTTCCTTCTGTTAGTGTCATATgcaacacaaactttcttttcggaacagaaactattcaaacagcacggaactatcaaagcagatctggacactcaaagacaacaacaccaatTTTGCAattaactggagtattttagcgaccgccccggcctacagcaacaaaagcaagcgccacttgtgcctcacagaaaaacttgacttagttagagctaagaagccgtttttattaaacaaaaaaacagatctcatttctaaatgccgccacgagaataagttttacttagcaaatttcacaagccaccagcaatagctctatagaatctttttttcacacatagatcagatcatcacactagtgaattaattagctacttatctaatttgtatataaggatGCATTcattcattgaataaagttctgtctgacgaacGCTTAGGCTCGAAAcccagagtcacagagaatcgatgcgtcctctttaattctttaacttatgtatacttagctctgctaccacagcatcgAACACTTTATGCAAAGGTAGACActaccctcatatttatatatatttatatatatatatttttttttttttttttttttttcagactgaAGACAACAGGTAATACAAACCGTTatctgcaaaatttgaagaggCAATATTGATGTTCGTTTGCCATTCGTGATCGTCGAGGTAAAAGTCACTTGCATTTTGGCGGTAGGCCATTTGGACTTCCAGCACTGAAGGACAAAAAAATACACTTCCCGCATATGGATGAATAcgattaaaaattgaagaattaaGAGACAGACTAGATCCAACATGAGCGTTTGTAAATTACTCAGGACCCACTCAGCTGTTCTGATGCCAATTGGCGCTCACCTAAAGTTAAATTCTGAtccgggtttctttattccttcgTTCAAAAGCCATTTTGAGATAATTTTCTTCACTCTTTTTGAAGAGTCAAACAATCATCAAGATTATAGTCAATCAGACTTCACATGAATCCTCGACTATCTAAACTTAGCTCAGAACAACCCAGCCCAGTTGTAAAAGTCATTATCCTATTTAGGAGATAAAGTGTCAGTCACTCAGACCGTGAATAAACATCGACGAAgaattttattcacaaatctGATAAGTGGTGGTGTTTTTACTCACCCATTTTGTGGCTTACAATCTTTATTGGAAGGTGATGCTTGCCATAATTAAGAGCAAATTTCTCGAAGGCGACAGCCACATTAAAGATGGATTCTCTTCCTTTTTGAAACTCGTCTATGGTAAACTGGCCTTCATGAAGTTTTGTCatattttcaaagctgacgatGAAGTTTTCAAACACGTTTACAGCCTCCTGAAATCACGTAAAACAATTTTATCCATGTGATTTTCAATAATATTATAGGGATCTATGTCAAACGTGTGGTTCTAATTACTTATAACGTTGTTTTGTTACAAGTAGATACCCTTTTGCCATGTATCTGTTTAATAACAGTTGAAATTCTTATAGATCATTAACGACGCCAAAATGTGGTAATAACAAAGAAACTGATCATTGATTTGGTCAATACTCCTGAAGTTTTCTGTTATCCATAACCAAACAGACGcgcggcaacttggaatctactTTATTTGATAAGCAGtgcaaacattaaaaaaggaacgaCGAAGATGAGAGTTTTGGTGTTAAAGAAGCGTAGAAAATGTGTCTAGTATTAATTCTGTTCCGGTCCTAGAACGATATAAGTATACAGAGTGTTGTTTAAAAGCTGTGTTTTCCTTGGCTCAGGTAGCCCCATCAAATTTCTTTCCCGCCCTCTGTCACTGTCTCTCTTTACATATAAAAGTACATATATGTAAATATGTACTCGTTCTCAAAGCGTCGCtatttgaatatatatatatatatatatatatatatatatatatatatatatatgatacATACACCTTTCCTTCTTCCATTAGCTTCCGATagaataaattaaaggaaaagttCTTCAGAAGGAAAATACAATAGCTGCTGTCAGTCTCAGTTACTCCATGTAACTCATgagttacagggaatcatgcatgtttcattttagtcattttgaactttatttcgctctacactcacgtgtattgagcactttccaacagcatttgctacaatttcc
The sequence above is a segment of the Pocillopora verrucosa isolate sample1 chromosome 5, ASM3666991v2, whole genome shotgun sequence genome. Coding sequences within it:
- the LOC131781947 gene encoding uncharacterized protein — protein: MGGIKARKIHMFNALFIRCTLIMLTLTKQLYGSECQISCFEDSCYMLQNQGPNWNDNRILCQKQGADLVSIETVKEWNFLNDLIQKPKSKYNKWMIGLKKEAGNWTWVSGKPLTIYKWDKNQPSDDGDVAIIVKTSFNDSKVGLFQVTHGDQPYASICEITKDCFKDSCYVFMASGFTWMFNRDYCRDCGVDLVSIETEEEWFFIDGEIRNRYTAEWYIGLEKKERNWTWVSERPLTISKWRANQPSNNNKVAFIIRESDSSEQGISTDPAGTDPKAFICEMPKAGPPLSSVTVWPSESAKAVALLSLSISLATSPSLLASPSLSLFRLPSPSPSLSPFSSLLWPSPSLIISSSSPSPSNSVQKLANEYVSKLRGLDSNKKTSLQEAVNVFENFIVSFENMTKLHEGQFTIDEFQKGRESIFNVAVAFEKFALNYGKHHLPIKIVSHKMVLEVQMAYRQNASDFYLDDHEWQTNINIASSNFADNGSVVVGCVYKNLQDILPKSQPNRNGTGSTRYLGSRIIMAAMEPKPKKLLENVVLKFKNIKIEERVKNCMFWRSFSESSDGFSDEGCHVVTSRSNSEETVCSCNHLTHFAVLFDYNDGIKLSKQDETVLKIITYVGLSLSIIGILVTSALYFFFTDVRQPLSQIRLSLSVSLGVGQLIFLAGVNATEHTAACIAVAALMQYFLMAAFCWMLVEGIYLYLFVVKVYNINTKMHMYHVISWGFPMIMMAISLGIAAAQEGIKSYVNDKYCWLSSTNNLIWIFISFVTFIEVVNILILVRVIKEMTNLVQPTGEDDHIQQIRIGIKAWALMIPLLGVTWLFGLLSPIQKAFAYIFTILNSTQGFLIFVLHGLRNSQIRERLKRKMNVVFTTSNKEDSTRKSPQVNSSDVGDARAVELQPRSDVKSN